In Cuculus canorus isolate bCucCan1 chromosome 8, bCucCan1.pri, whole genome shotgun sequence, a single genomic region encodes these proteins:
- the RGS8 gene encoding regulator of G-protein signaling 8 isoform X2 yields the protein MLYSNIPRVTTASAFAGIPPSHPQMLPASIWHPLPVRSGPPAPRGDTLGFCCQSLSEHSASTDPPPERTGQRQNRGMRTRLGCLSHKSDSYNDFTAILPDKPNRALKLSTEEATRWADSFDVLLSHKYGLAAFRAFLKTEFSEENLEFWLACEDFKKTRSAAKLASKAQRIFEEFIDVQAPREVNIDFQTRELTRRNMQEPSLSCFDQAQGKVHSLMEKDSYPRFLRSKIYTDLLSQTQRRLS from the exons ATGCTTTATTCCAACATACCGAGGGTGACAACAGCGAGCGCTTTCGCAGGCatccccccctcccacccccagaTGCTCCCTGCCAGCATTTGGCATCCGCTGCCTGTGCGGAGCGGTCCCCCAGCTCCAAGGGGGGACACGTTGGGGTTTTGCTGCCAG AGCCTCTCCGAGCACTCTGCCAGCACAGACCCACCGCCAGAGAGAACAGGTCAAAGGCA GAACAGAGGGATGAGGACTCGCCTGGGCTGCCTGTCTCACAAATCAGACTCATATAATGATTTCACAGCTATTCTTCCGGACAAGCCCAACCGGGCTTTGAA ACTGTCAACAGAAGAAGCAACGAGATGGGCAGACTCTTTTGACGTTCTTTTGTCCCATAAAT ATGGGCTGGCAGCTTTCCGTGCTTTCCTGAAGACTGAGTTCAGCGAGGAAAACCTGGAGTTCTGGCTCGCCTGTGAGGACTTCAAGAAGACCCGCTCAGCAGCCAAGCTGGCCTCCAAGGCTCAGCGGATCTTTGAGGAGTTCATTGATGTGCAGGCTCCTCGAGAG GTGAACATAGACTTCCAGACACGGGAGCTGACAAGAAGAAATATGCAGGAGCCCTCCCTCTCTTGCTTTGACCAAGCACAGGGGAAGGTGCACAGCCTGATGGAGAAAGACTCTTACCCCAGGTTCCTGAGATCCAAAATCTACACAGACCTGCTGTCTCAAACCCAGAGGAGGCTCAGCTAG
- the RGS8 gene encoding regulator of G-protein signaling 8 isoform X8: MAALLIPRRRLSTEEATRWADSFDVLLSHKYGLAAFRAFLKTEFSEENLEFWLACEDFKKTRSAAKLASKAQRIFEEFIDVQAPREVNIDFQTRELTRRNMQEPSLSCFDQAQGKVHSLMEKDSYPRFLRSKIYTDLLSQTQRRLS; encoded by the exons ATGGCTGCCTTACTGATCCCACGGAG AAGACTGTCAACAGAAGAAGCAACGAGATGGGCAGACTCTTTTGACGTTCTTTTGTCCCATAAAT ATGGGCTGGCAGCTTTCCGTGCTTTCCTGAAGACTGAGTTCAGCGAGGAAAACCTGGAGTTCTGGCTCGCCTGTGAGGACTTCAAGAAGACCCGCTCAGCAGCCAAGCTGGCCTCCAAGGCTCAGCGGATCTTTGAGGAGTTCATTGATGTGCAGGCTCCTCGAGAG GTGAACATAGACTTCCAGACACGGGAGCTGACAAGAAGAAATATGCAGGAGCCCTCCCTCTCTTGCTTTGACCAAGCACAGGGGAAGGTGCACAGCCTGATGGAGAAAGACTCTTACCCCAGGTTCCTGAGATCCAAAATCTACACAGACCTGCTGTCTCAAACCCAGAGGAGGCTCAGCTAG
- the RGS8 gene encoding regulator of G-protein signaling 8 isoform X4: MREPRTETSWGTEPLRNRGMRTRLGCLSHKSDSYNDFTAILPDKPNRALKRLSTEEATRWADSFDVLLSHKYGLAAFRAFLKTEFSEENLEFWLACEDFKKTRSAAKLASKAQRIFEEFIDVQAPREVNIDFQTRELTRRNMQEPSLSCFDQAQGKVHSLMEKDSYPRFLRSKIYTDLLSQTQRRLS; this comes from the exons ATGAGGGAGCCAAGAACAGAGACTTCATGGGGCACGGAGCCACTaag GAACAGAGGGATGAGGACTCGCCTGGGCTGCCTGTCTCACAAATCAGACTCATATAATGATTTCACAGCTATTCTTCCGGACAAGCCCAACCGGGCTTTGAA AAGACTGTCAACAGAAGAAGCAACGAGATGGGCAGACTCTTTTGACGTTCTTTTGTCCCATAAAT ATGGGCTGGCAGCTTTCCGTGCTTTCCTGAAGACTGAGTTCAGCGAGGAAAACCTGGAGTTCTGGCTCGCCTGTGAGGACTTCAAGAAGACCCGCTCAGCAGCCAAGCTGGCCTCCAAGGCTCAGCGGATCTTTGAGGAGTTCATTGATGTGCAGGCTCCTCGAGAG GTGAACATAGACTTCCAGACACGGGAGCTGACAAGAAGAAATATGCAGGAGCCCTCCCTCTCTTGCTTTGACCAAGCACAGGGGAAGGTGCACAGCCTGATGGAGAAAGACTCTTACCCCAGGTTCCTGAGATCCAAAATCTACACAGACCTGCTGTCTCAAACCCAGAGGAGGCTCAGCTAG
- the RGS8 gene encoding regulator of G-protein signaling 8 isoform X9 has product MAALLIPRRLSTEEATRWADSFDVLLSHKYGLAAFRAFLKTEFSEENLEFWLACEDFKKTRSAAKLASKAQRIFEEFIDVQAPREVNIDFQTRELTRRNMQEPSLSCFDQAQGKVHSLMEKDSYPRFLRSKIYTDLLSQTQRRLS; this is encoded by the exons ATGGCTGCCTTACTGATCCCACGGAG ACTGTCAACAGAAGAAGCAACGAGATGGGCAGACTCTTTTGACGTTCTTTTGTCCCATAAAT ATGGGCTGGCAGCTTTCCGTGCTTTCCTGAAGACTGAGTTCAGCGAGGAAAACCTGGAGTTCTGGCTCGCCTGTGAGGACTTCAAGAAGACCCGCTCAGCAGCCAAGCTGGCCTCCAAGGCTCAGCGGATCTTTGAGGAGTTCATTGATGTGCAGGCTCCTCGAGAG GTGAACATAGACTTCCAGACACGGGAGCTGACAAGAAGAAATATGCAGGAGCCCTCCCTCTCTTGCTTTGACCAAGCACAGGGGAAGGTGCACAGCCTGATGGAGAAAGACTCTTACCCCAGGTTCCTGAGATCCAAAATCTACACAGACCTGCTGTCTCAAACCCAGAGGAGGCTCAGCTAG
- the RGS8 gene encoding regulator of G-protein signaling 8 isoform X6, whose amino-acid sequence MAALLIPRRNRGMRTRLGCLSHKSDSYNDFTAILPDKPNRALKRLSTEEATRWADSFDVLLSHKYGLAAFRAFLKTEFSEENLEFWLACEDFKKTRSAAKLASKAQRIFEEFIDVQAPREVNIDFQTRELTRRNMQEPSLSCFDQAQGKVHSLMEKDSYPRFLRSKIYTDLLSQTQRRLS is encoded by the exons ATGGCTGCCTTACTGATCCCACGGAG GAACAGAGGGATGAGGACTCGCCTGGGCTGCCTGTCTCACAAATCAGACTCATATAATGATTTCACAGCTATTCTTCCGGACAAGCCCAACCGGGCTTTGAA AAGACTGTCAACAGAAGAAGCAACGAGATGGGCAGACTCTTTTGACGTTCTTTTGTCCCATAAAT ATGGGCTGGCAGCTTTCCGTGCTTTCCTGAAGACTGAGTTCAGCGAGGAAAACCTGGAGTTCTGGCTCGCCTGTGAGGACTTCAAGAAGACCCGCTCAGCAGCCAAGCTGGCCTCCAAGGCTCAGCGGATCTTTGAGGAGTTCATTGATGTGCAGGCTCCTCGAGAG GTGAACATAGACTTCCAGACACGGGAGCTGACAAGAAGAAATATGCAGGAGCCCTCCCTCTCTTGCTTTGACCAAGCACAGGGGAAGGTGCACAGCCTGATGGAGAAAGACTCTTACCCCAGGTTCCTGAGATCCAAAATCTACACAGACCTGCTGTCTCAAACCCAGAGGAGGCTCAGCTAG
- the RGS8 gene encoding regulator of G-protein signaling 8 isoform X5 codes for MLYSNIPRVTTASAFAGIPPSHPQMLPASIWHPLPVRSGPPAPRGDTLGFCCQSLSEHSASTDPPPERTGQRQRLSTEEATRWADSFDVLLSHKYGLAAFRAFLKTEFSEENLEFWLACEDFKKTRSAAKLASKAQRIFEEFIDVQAPREVNIDFQTRELTRRNMQEPSLSCFDQAQGKVHSLMEKDSYPRFLRSKIYTDLLSQTQRRLS; via the exons ATGCTTTATTCCAACATACCGAGGGTGACAACAGCGAGCGCTTTCGCAGGCatccccccctcccacccccagaTGCTCCCTGCCAGCATTTGGCATCCGCTGCCTGTGCGGAGCGGTCCCCCAGCTCCAAGGGGGGACACGTTGGGGTTTTGCTGCCAG AGCCTCTCCGAGCACTCTGCCAGCACAGACCCACCGCCAGAGAGAACAGGTCAAAGGCA AAGACTGTCAACAGAAGAAGCAACGAGATGGGCAGACTCTTTTGACGTTCTTTTGTCCCATAAAT ATGGGCTGGCAGCTTTCCGTGCTTTCCTGAAGACTGAGTTCAGCGAGGAAAACCTGGAGTTCTGGCTCGCCTGTGAGGACTTCAAGAAGACCCGCTCAGCAGCCAAGCTGGCCTCCAAGGCTCAGCGGATCTTTGAGGAGTTCATTGATGTGCAGGCTCCTCGAGAG GTGAACATAGACTTCCAGACACGGGAGCTGACAAGAAGAAATATGCAGGAGCCCTCCCTCTCTTGCTTTGACCAAGCACAGGGGAAGGTGCACAGCCTGATGGAGAAAGACTCTTACCCCAGGTTCCTGAGATCCAAAATCTACACAGACCTGCTGTCTCAAACCCAGAGGAGGCTCAGCTAG
- the RGS8 gene encoding regulator of G-protein signaling 8 isoform X1, with protein sequence MLYSNIPRVTTASAFAGIPPSHPQMLPASIWHPLPVRSGPPAPRGDTLGFCCQSLSEHSASTDPPPERTGQRQNRGMRTRLGCLSHKSDSYNDFTAILPDKPNRALKRLSTEEATRWADSFDVLLSHKYGLAAFRAFLKTEFSEENLEFWLACEDFKKTRSAAKLASKAQRIFEEFIDVQAPREVNIDFQTRELTRRNMQEPSLSCFDQAQGKVHSLMEKDSYPRFLRSKIYTDLLSQTQRRLS encoded by the exons ATGCTTTATTCCAACATACCGAGGGTGACAACAGCGAGCGCTTTCGCAGGCatccccccctcccacccccagaTGCTCCCTGCCAGCATTTGGCATCCGCTGCCTGTGCGGAGCGGTCCCCCAGCTCCAAGGGGGGACACGTTGGGGTTTTGCTGCCAG AGCCTCTCCGAGCACTCTGCCAGCACAGACCCACCGCCAGAGAGAACAGGTCAAAGGCA GAACAGAGGGATGAGGACTCGCCTGGGCTGCCTGTCTCACAAATCAGACTCATATAATGATTTCACAGCTATTCTTCCGGACAAGCCCAACCGGGCTTTGAA AAGACTGTCAACAGAAGAAGCAACGAGATGGGCAGACTCTTTTGACGTTCTTTTGTCCCATAAAT ATGGGCTGGCAGCTTTCCGTGCTTTCCTGAAGACTGAGTTCAGCGAGGAAAACCTGGAGTTCTGGCTCGCCTGTGAGGACTTCAAGAAGACCCGCTCAGCAGCCAAGCTGGCCTCCAAGGCTCAGCGGATCTTTGAGGAGTTCATTGATGTGCAGGCTCCTCGAGAG GTGAACATAGACTTCCAGACACGGGAGCTGACAAGAAGAAATATGCAGGAGCCCTCCCTCTCTTGCTTTGACCAAGCACAGGGGAAGGTGCACAGCCTGATGGAGAAAGACTCTTACCCCAGGTTCCTGAGATCCAAAATCTACACAGACCTGCTGTCTCAAACCCAGAGGAGGCTCAGCTAG
- the RGS8 gene encoding regulator of G-protein signaling 8 isoform X7 yields the protein MAALLIPRRNRGMRTRLGCLSHKSDSYNDFTAILPDKPNRALKLSTEEATRWADSFDVLLSHKYGLAAFRAFLKTEFSEENLEFWLACEDFKKTRSAAKLASKAQRIFEEFIDVQAPREVNIDFQTRELTRRNMQEPSLSCFDQAQGKVHSLMEKDSYPRFLRSKIYTDLLSQTQRRLS from the exons ATGGCTGCCTTACTGATCCCACGGAG GAACAGAGGGATGAGGACTCGCCTGGGCTGCCTGTCTCACAAATCAGACTCATATAATGATTTCACAGCTATTCTTCCGGACAAGCCCAACCGGGCTTTGAA ACTGTCAACAGAAGAAGCAACGAGATGGGCAGACTCTTTTGACGTTCTTTTGTCCCATAAAT ATGGGCTGGCAGCTTTCCGTGCTTTCCTGAAGACTGAGTTCAGCGAGGAAAACCTGGAGTTCTGGCTCGCCTGTGAGGACTTCAAGAAGACCCGCTCAGCAGCCAAGCTGGCCTCCAAGGCTCAGCGGATCTTTGAGGAGTTCATTGATGTGCAGGCTCCTCGAGAG GTGAACATAGACTTCCAGACACGGGAGCTGACAAGAAGAAATATGCAGGAGCCCTCCCTCTCTTGCTTTGACCAAGCACAGGGGAAGGTGCACAGCCTGATGGAGAAAGACTCTTACCCCAGGTTCCTGAGATCCAAAATCTACACAGACCTGCTGTCTCAAACCCAGAGGAGGCTCAGCTAG